In the genome of Candidatus Latescibacter sp., the window TCCCCCCGTGGGGGATTTAGGGGGCTGTAGTTTTGAGGCTTACAGAAATATTTCAATAAAAGATGAATTGCCCATGAATAGGAATACCATTTTTTAGAAGCTTTGGCAACTCTTTTCGTGCATAAAATGAACCGTCAAAACAAATAATACTTGCAAAAGGTGTGTCATGAATGTTTATTTCTTTTTGTTAAATCATCATAATGCTCATATAAATAATAATTTATTACCATCCATACCAGCGGAGAATTATCAATGAGTAAATCGGTGGATGTAACCATTGTTGGCGGAGGCATGATCACAAACGATCTCATACTTCCTACTGTATACCAGCTCCAGCGTGAAGGTTCGGTTAAAACCATCAAGGTCTGCGCCCTGAACAGCGCTCCCCTTAAAAGCTTGAAAAATAATGACACTTTGAACGAGGCATTCCCTGCTCAGACATTTATTCCTTATCCATCCTTCAGTGAACCTGACGACAAAATGTTTCCCGACCTGTTCAAGGAAGTTCTTGCAGGCATGGCGCCGCGCCAGGCGGTTATGGTTGCGCTTCCGGACCAGCTTCATTACAGCGCGGTGAAACAGGCGCTTTTGAGCAACCAGCATGTCCTCTGTGTAAAACCGCTCGTCCTGAAATATGAGCAATCGGTCGAGCTGGAAAAACTTGCCTATGAGCGAGGACTTTTCATAGGAGTGG includes:
- a CDS encoding Gfo/Idh/MocA family oxidoreductase, which codes for MSKSVDVTIVGGGMITNDLILPTVYQLQREGSVKTIKVCALNSAPLKSLKNNDTLNEAFPAQTFIPYPSFSEPDDKMFPDLFKEVLAGMAPRQAVMVALPDQLHYSAVKQALLSNQHVLCVKPLVLKYEQSVELEKLAYERGLFIGVEYHKRFDRRSLLARKDYRKGLFGDFAMGEARMIEPYYYRYSNFQNWFTTDKTDPFVYVGCHYVDLVYFITDLKPVSVSVEGVKLPFPNGSEAFMWAVGRVRFENG